From Plectropomus leopardus isolate mb chromosome 4, YSFRI_Pleo_2.0, whole genome shotgun sequence, the proteins below share one genomic window:
- the pex6 gene encoding LOW QUALITY PROTEIN: peroxisome assembly factor 2 (The sequence of the model RefSeq protein was modified relative to this genomic sequence to represent the inferred CDS: inserted 2 bases in 2 codons; deleted 8 bases in 5 codons; substituted 3 bases at 3 genomic stop codons) produces MAVQVQVCCLDRFPAHLSPLDVLILQSEFGSVLRQDCDPPTVLFTPQRPQGPAAPGLLLRVHPTTEEETGGRGGPEPGGRGGPEPGGRGVRLFVSRLLLRLHGSTGTVRALEPVPLDRLVLGARSRWSLRRAEAERLTAALLELCSPGQWLLARRGEPLLLLPPSPAPGHEPGQQLLADLLVLDCSPVTQGRITADTCLVLTDCGDPVEPPAAPPPRRPPSLCVSDFAHYADGLGGGRSLLDSRKLLGSGFCGVLQALECRVDVRVEDPRRWLGVRGGRGDGVDADSCVFVSKQLLLRLGLFNQEWVQLWRPATGHGEACTPRPVRMLVTDFSQSPDLQNHDETGFISATLWFNMTEGDLIPQNGCSLRIKRWRSSPSPSPSARHSDSFCRSASPPFAGELHIQPVVSPLYTNLSRCDDLLSAHFRTPRLVSQGDVLTCVFFENHPDLLANASEGFFRCPVLFPIRVQSVCPSAGTQEEEGGGGAYLADRRHTCLYMGASTSSSGPCVSVWTEXSPAGVFQTVELLSSIILPHLQHSSSLSGCTVLLHGRAEAAKVTAVRAATRRLNLHLLKVDCVCVCADKLPAASDDLXSXPLSAAFQRAAALQPCVLLLRNLQLLLAXGFERGGTAESRRRSDKLLHSVPRSVAVVATXCRPRQLSAGIVAAFVHQVALESPTEEQRRSMLVSLSRDLQLGRDVNLERLSKLSFRDSRSAPFFSAEPVWKDTDNVPVKTAVPDQYRPVQANQKLVLGDLRALLVEAGRAACSLRLIELNVRWEDVGGLQQVKKEILDTVQLPLQRPELLALGLNRTGVLLYGPPGTGKTLLAKAVATECSMTFLSIKGPELINMYVGQSEENIREVFCRARSAAPCVVFFDELDSLAPSRGRSGDSGGVMDRVVSQLLAELDALHSSVGVFVIGATNRPDLLDQSLLRPGRFDKLVYVGINEDRVSQLQVLQAVLRKFQLDAAVDLQQVVERCPDHMTGADLYALCSDAMTAAIKRKIALIRDGLDSEDSPVLISAEDFSSALENFKPSVSDEELLRYKNIQQRLSAS; encoded by the exons ATGGCGGTGCAGGTGCAGGTGTGCTGTTTGGACCGGTTTCCGGCTCACCTGAGTCCTCTGGACGTGTTAATCCTGCAGTCTGAGTTCGGCTCGGTGCTCCGGCAGGACTGCGACCCGCCGACCGTCCTCTTCACCCCGCAGCGGCCGCAGGGCCCCGCAGCACCGGGCCTTCTGCTGCGCGTCCACCCGACCACCGAGGAGGAGACCGGGGGCCGCGGAGGACCGGAGCCCGGGGGCCGCGGAGGACCGGAGCCCGGGGGCCGCGGGGTCCGGCTCTTCGTCAGCCGCCTCCTCCTGCGGCTCCACGGCAGCACCGGGACGGTCCGGGCTCTGGAGCCGGTGCCGCTGGACAGACTGGTGCTGGGAGCCCGCAGCCGGTGGAGCCTCCGCCGGGCCGAAGCGGAGCGGCTCACCGCGGCGCTGCTGGAGCTCTGCAGCCCGGGACAGTGGCTGCTGGCCCGGCGGGGagagccgctgctgctgctgccccccTCACCCGCC CCGGGACACGAACCGGGACAG CAGCTGCTGGCGGACCTGCTGGTTCTGGACTGCAGTCCCGTAACTCAGGGACGGATCACGGCGGACACGTGTCTGGTGCTCACGGACTGCGGGGACCCGGTGGAGCCGCCGGCCGCC CCCCCGCCCCGCAGACCGCCGTCACTCTGCGTGTCAGACTTCGCTCATTACGCCGACGGCCTCGGAGGGGGGCGCTCTCTGCTGGACAGCAGGAAGCTGCTGGGCTCGGGGTTCTGCGGCGTCCTGCAGGCTCTGGAGTGCCGGGTGGACGTGCGGGTGGAGGACCCCCGGCGGTGGCTCGGGGTCCGAGGTGGGCGGGGGGACGGCGTGGACGCggacagctgtgtgtttgtgagcaaacagctgctgctcagaCTGGGGCTCTTCAACCAGGAGTGGGTGCAGCTGTGGCGGCCCGCGACGGGTCACGGCGAGGCGTGCACGCCGCGGCCGGTCCGCATGCTTGTGACCGACTTCAGTCAGAGTCCAGACCTGCAGAACCACGACGAGACCGGATTCATATCAGCAACTCTGTGGTTCAACATGACAGAGGGAGACCTGATCCCCCAAAACGGCTGCAGTCTGAGGATTAAG AGGTGGAGATCGTCTCCGTCTCCGTCGCCCTCCGCTCGTCACTCTGACAGCTTCTGCCGCTCGGCCTCACCGCCGTTCGCCGGCGAGCTTCACATCCAGCCGGTCGTGTCTCCGCTTTACACCAACCTGAGCCGCTGTGACGACCTGCTGTCTGCACACTTCAGGACGCCCA ggctggTCTCACAGGGGGACGTCCTGacg tgtgtcttttttgaaaatcatCCTGACCTGCTGGCGAACgcctcagagggttttt tCAGGTGTCCCGTGCTGTTTCCCATCAGAGTGCAGAGCGTCTGTCCGTCTGCAGGGAcgcaagaagaagaaggaggaggcgGAGCTTACCTGGCTGACAGACGGCACACCTGTCTCTACATG GGAGCGTCCACCAGCAGCTCTGGACCCTGTGTCTCAGTGTGGACGG CGTCTCCTGCTGGTGTCTTTCAGACCGTGGAGCTGCTCAGCAGCATCATCCTGCCTCACCTGCAGCACAG cagCTCGCTGTCCGGCTGCACCGTCCTCCTCCACGGCCGCGCTGAAGCGGCAAAAGTGACGGCGGTCAGAGCGGCGACCCGACGACTCAACCTGCACCTGCTCAAG gtggactgtgtgtgtgtgtgtgctgacaaaCTGCCTGCAGCCTCGGACGACCTGTGAAGCTGACCTCTGAGCGCGGCGTTCCAGCGGGCCGCCGCCCTGCAGCCCTGCGTT CTGCTGCTCAGGaacctgcagctcctgctcGCC TGAGGATTTGAGCGCGGAGGAACGGCCGAGTCCAGGCGGCGCTCTGATAAGCTGCTCCACAGCGTCCCCcgcag TGTGGCGGTGGTGGCGA GTTGCAGGCCTCGGCAGCTGTCCGCAGGCATCGTGGCGGCGTTCGTCCACCAGGTGGCACTGGAGAGTCCCACGGAGGAGCAGCGA CGCTCCATGCTGGTCAGCCTGAGCCGAGACCTCCAGCTGGGGAGGGACGTCAACCTGGAGAGACTCTCCAAACTGTCTTTCCGCGACTCCCGATCAGCACCGTTTTTTAGTGCTGAACCAGTGTGGAAAGACACAGACAATGTACCAGTAAAGACAGCAGTTCCAGACCAGTACAGACCAGTACAGGCCA ATCAAAAACTGGTTTTGGGGGACCTGAGGGCTCTGCTGGTGGAGGCGGGTCGAGCTGCCTGCAGTTTGAGGCTGATTGAGCTGA atgTGCGCTGGGAGGACGTCGGCGGTCTGCAGCAGGTGAAGAAAGAGATCCTGGACACGGTTCAGCTTCCTCTGCAGAGACCCGAGCTCCTGGCTCTGGGTCTGAACCGCACCGGAGTCCTGCTGTACGGACCGCCAGGGACCGGCAAGACCCTGCTGGCCAAGGCCGTCGCTACAGAGTGCTCCATGACCTTCCTCAG tataaaaGGTCCGGAGCTCATCAACATGTACGTGGGTCAGAGCGAAGAGAACATCAGAGAAG tgttCTGCAGAGCGCGATCAGCAGCTCCGTGTGTCGTCTTCTTTGATGAGCTGGACTCTCTGGCGCCCAGCAGGGGGCGCAGTGGAGACTCTGGAGGTGTGATGGACAG AGTCGTTTCTCAGCTGCTGGCCGAGCTCGACGCTCTGCACTCGTCCGTCGGGGTTTTTGTGATCGGAGCAACAAATCGTCCGGACCTGCTGGACCAATCGCTGCTGAGGCCaggcag GTTCGATAAACTCGTCTATGTCGGAATCAACGAGGACCGAGTCTCTCAGCTGCAGGTGCTCCAGGCCGTCCTCAGAAA GTTCCAGCTGGACGCCGCCGTGGACCTGCAGCAGGTGGTGGAGCGCTGCCCTGATCACATGACCGGCGCCGACCTGTACGCTCTCTGTTCGGACGCCATGACAGCCGCCATCAAGAGGAAGATCGCTCTCATCCGTGACG GTCTGGACTCGGAGGACTCTCCTGTGCTCATCTCCGCTGAGGATTTCTCTTCAGCGTTGGAAAACTTCAAGCCGTCTGTTTCAGACGAGGAGCTGCTGagatacaaaaacattcaacagaGACTTTCTGCAAGTTAG